A single genomic interval of Agromyces cerinus harbors:
- a CDS encoding ABC transporter ATP-binding protein, with product MDASTAASSAPFAIRTTGLGIRFRRNRRGRRSFKDLLAGRRRRTRPGEFWALRDVSIEVRPGEAIGVVGRNGQGKSTLLKLVAGVMIADEGTVEITGGVAPLIEITGGFVDDLTVRDNVYLTAGLHGMTNAQIDAKFDEIIEFADIGDFLETPYKHLSSGMKVRIAFAVISQLEEPIMLVDEVLAVGDKAFREKCYRRIDELLAGGRTLFFVSHNERDLRRFCTRGLYLDKGSLVLDAPIDEVLARYNAEHGA from the coding sequence TTGGATGCCTCGACCGCCGCATCCTCGGCCCCCTTCGCCATCCGCACCACCGGACTCGGCATCCGGTTCCGGCGAAACCGCCGCGGGCGGCGCTCGTTCAAGGACCTCCTCGCCGGCCGCCGCCGTCGCACGCGTCCCGGGGAGTTCTGGGCGTTGCGCGACGTCTCCATCGAGGTGCGACCCGGCGAGGCGATCGGAGTCGTCGGCCGCAACGGCCAGGGCAAGTCGACACTGCTGAAGCTCGTCGCGGGCGTCATGATCGCCGACGAGGGCACCGTCGAGATCACCGGCGGCGTCGCCCCCCTCATCGAGATCACCGGCGGGTTCGTCGACGACCTCACCGTGCGCGACAACGTCTACCTGACGGCCGGACTGCACGGCATGACGAACGCGCAGATCGATGCGAAGTTCGACGAGATCATCGAGTTCGCCGACATCGGCGACTTCCTCGAAACGCCCTACAAGCATCTCTCGAGCGGCATGAAGGTGCGCATCGCCTTCGCCGTGATCTCCCAGCTCGAAGAGCCGATCATGCTCGTCGACGAAGTGCTCGCCGTGGGCGACAAGGCGTTCCGCGAGAAGTGCTACCGCCGCATCGACGAACTGCTCGCCGGCGGTCGCACGCTCTTCTTCGTCTCGCACAACGAACGCGACCTCCGCCGGTTCTGCACGCGCGGCCTCTACCTCGACAAGGGCTCCCTCGTGCTCGACGCCCCCATCGACGAGGTGCTCGCGCGCTACAACGCCGAACACGGCGCATAG
- a CDS encoding calcium-binding protein, translating into MRAQNDSNNSSRSLAVGHRLHRPRGWRPGLAVVASVGAWALALTGAQVAYADPVTDSADVAELRRGIAALAEVALGDYENVGPLATALPLADTAPGVAVVRPGAAMQLKNTFDLGVKGALLTLAQQATTADFMAGVDGLDAEIAGTQVELTTANLVDSGDTRGFDLTIRASRTVDSPLAIVDPDGPGGEPLRLVTAEADPAPYELSFEFSGTVRTDPQGVRFWLDTTAGEPTVEFAAELASGDAFAFPGGAAAIGVGDVEILDDSTVDVSAVWSGTIDDVNGDGRLAMFEPPAFEGGEETPGELTVPADQLTTFDLAGSATADIRFGSDLLGLSSSPAPSLTMDADLAQVPEPLAELVASDGDLAAFEAFTRLGPVDLVSGIVQYGTLLRALQRHENVDAALPLASGTLSELYDLGGEFAKLAEDLIDVQPDPDPDPADPQPVIDVGISTVGDLADRIESDIPGAPAVITPVYDRDDAEVRLDFTIHTALDGDADVPPVLDDQPVDDTPPPGQTAFGDQLLDDTGLRGVAASGDPVVVETDVAIDIDLPMLIDLGEAAPAPDKGATAVVEFESPMVYERFGTELIDGAELRITEVASAVVHGEGQLGFVPATIGGTWKLLQDGTEPTTRADVDPAAGNAATPRIVDLLAGLYERDGQPPAYPVDDADRRAVIDADYTVDGHGHDLAQHLTVAPGTFTVDGAVFADTDPTVVLGNDEMTLLRALNIDTDEPDVLLGRALDGVGAVVDQLDAVDSLVGGETVPFLNRGVESVLREATGLRQRYNDFRSGLLPTDLGKLETGLETALGLGVTFRLRDLDGSGSVEPALIAAIDGTRTEDADVPMSLIDASLPAIAGTEGEGKLHAALEAKLDLGLVVGLDPDPAAAPPRLLDSSRVSVTAEVTEQPAGSVQLGVHLGPFSAQLGDATNHTGRIAVGVRFALARTGAPLPGDPAETPLALDDFFDSDFTADATSPAAGGTYSCAAPGQAPVEGKFACAALPVLVDVGSGPALPSGAPANAPTADDYLTVSYDDLSAAPDVSAPSALASILDSASFSFDSFGEGLQSISKVLGLAIDASKAGGDLPVVGKDLTKLANGLVEVKAFLDNPQIPGLPDADVNAAVYGAGGIREVLAQKFIAAGVLRDSEYQAVGTIPGDADTVPSATDIRVVAICNDGGVEALCDGTEQLTFLVDLRFELELGQGARALTGGCPVGDAAACPGVSTIPLELGLPGLPVSLTGSVTASAGWTVELGFGVSRNDGFYLLDNPVPGTGVADPETGGLEEIRVNVGANLTAGEPIAGRIGFIGMEAVDNSTAPSAPSGARLSAQLGLETSGCQNLDVTTYGSGVAGTHCTSVIPISSFLSGDIGDLLTEPRIEGGINLDLHIDTGIATGGNVNTTLPTFELDFGLVWAFDGSGAGDLELELRDIGVAPGQMFTKLFGEVLRTLDPILAPTKPVREFLFSPIPVISDLSEYFGGDPVTMVTLAKALGVVDVSLLEDIDQLFDFLEMIEGLADGSPFPLVDKLELSPETARGAPLTQDQALTAVKGSAAMTGDPEAAVGTALGGSSDDFDKLRQKSAPSESDFSFPMFDDPTCLVGLLLGKDCAVVEWRPDALAVHMEYTQSFGPFFGVLYITIGGALDAKAQVGGGVSTRGIRMLAESIIGGEVDSPLDAATKAGSAFLQSLYLTDLDAEGKDVAEFEISGTITAGAKLDIFIAEAGVKGGITATFGLNLNDTPEADGRMHIDEIVAKFKTPICLFDIEGKLIAFLEVYAEFGPCPFCYSDSWRLAEVTLFEFSSSCANQTPVLAAEEGGWVVLNVGSRAVDRGAFMDVENESFTVHQLSETPQAGVYEFSISAFGYTETRKGAGVRIIDALGGNDSFLFNGSGAGAKPGDLNPESSDPPDDGEWAFSAPVDAKTLGIGDDRIITGAGDDTVNGGDGADTINVGDGTNTASGDADDGTGTGRDTVTGGEGVDTLRGGGDNDTVDGGLGGDTLRGDAGNDTLRGGKDKLSVPPGVTPPSGKPNQFDTADLIVGGPGADTVLGGAGGDRLFGDDTPDATPWDDPVDAEGAAAPGTDGVDRVEGEAGADVIFGGGAADELFGGFRLVASGVDTDADRIQGGDGADQVFGSSGADLLYGGRGGDALAGEAGADEVHGQSDDDPAVGGGADGDKLWGGPGADTITGDAGDDELVGDGDGADGSTMGGDTAAGGDGADLVLGDNGTIDGGPGARVAHPSETAGAGDPRLAGDGGADRIYGEGGADFAYGGAGPDLVHGNGGGDQLNGETDDDEVWGDADADFGFGGPGDDVVFGNAGGDQLHGQEGIDLIIGGHDDLTGADVGDTMYGGPDDDRAFGDDVDIDIEGTLDALDDVTITPSADSSTYGPDTGDGGTGSDEFHGQDAVDTLYGAEDYDQLFGELDGDVLVGGAGPDDIVGDRGVMSPAARAVEPPDGGWDPRTPNGSPDVDIVLVAPATGGGDLIWGDFDTVDAPWSTGGDDRAFGGNAADTLRGGAHDDHLEGNGGQDRIFGFNEDSDHPSDGADDLIGGSSPVNPQADPDGANLAPDEGEIEMQGNGEDDVMTGDNAVLTREPDPDDPDAWRTDPVTGGVFREVELLDTEKSGASLDTVSGGDYMLGNDENDRMFGEGGNDLVQGNAHDDLVEGDQDGDWLEGNDDEDDLIGGSSFPDQPDSGDVLWGGGGADVATGDNACIVRDVPGVEFDPSSCPALDTPAPAEFHYVTSQLGVETRRGLVIHDLDGPVASEFGRDIVNGGSGVDAEFGQDGNDFLFGDGGADFQHGNGGADVVVGDRPFDLYGGITLPPEVGGVLPAIVSPPAGLPGTPSVGADLVGPPEADGQDDQFGGSNLSGHRDSGDWLFGDGEADFQLGDNGELNRTVEGEGSDAAYAVYEERYPDNEPPADGSAVIERDVTRYDVGAPAGAGVWGADLIFGGNGTNPLISAGAGDGDDSQWGQDGDDRLFGEDGDDDQFGELGADTMWGGDGEDAMVGDRGGVQTRFVEADGGDADDPDILTHTSQGPPGINLGGPDSGAQDAVLHPFEAHSLYRGTSLTHDRDGSVLVSNGHEAGGADRMRGGPGHDSMHGGEGADLMNGDSGGDYAYGDDGADVMWGGRGNPAIATPDLPGRNAPGANGEWIDVLFGGFGANATEAGADIIDYQPRPGVDPAVWGTMVAAYADTAPENTGAETRQHHHGTDWQYGGWDRDVLQADVSANGPNDGDKLLDWGGAYNLYTACNSAYGGWNDVRKIDPNNLLGLEKLAYVTGARADFDGAPTLGDVQASGGSAYREAAIVYTKDLKNNTGKAFSGTPGHFEDFICTSD; encoded by the coding sequence ATGCGTGCCCAGAACGACTCGAACAACTCGTCGCGCTCGCTTGCGGTCGGACACCGACTGCACCGGCCGCGCGGCTGGCGACCCGGGCTCGCGGTCGTCGCCTCGGTCGGTGCCTGGGCGCTCGCCCTGACGGGTGCGCAGGTCGCGTACGCGGATCCGGTGACGGACTCCGCAGATGTCGCCGAGCTCCGACGCGGCATCGCCGCCCTCGCCGAGGTCGCCCTCGGCGACTACGAGAACGTCGGCCCGCTCGCGACGGCCCTGCCGCTCGCCGACACCGCACCGGGTGTCGCCGTCGTCCGCCCCGGCGCGGCCATGCAGCTCAAGAACACGTTCGACCTCGGTGTGAAGGGCGCACTGCTCACCCTCGCGCAGCAGGCGACGACCGCCGACTTCATGGCCGGCGTCGACGGACTCGACGCCGAGATCGCGGGCACGCAGGTCGAGCTGACGACGGCGAACCTCGTCGATTCCGGAGACACGCGCGGGTTCGACCTCACGATCCGGGCATCGCGCACCGTCGACTCGCCGCTTGCGATCGTCGACCCCGACGGACCCGGCGGAGAGCCGCTGCGCCTCGTGACCGCCGAGGCCGACCCGGCTCCGTACGAGCTCTCGTTCGAGTTCAGCGGAACGGTGCGCACCGACCCGCAGGGTGTGCGCTTCTGGCTCGACACCACCGCAGGCGAGCCCACCGTCGAGTTCGCCGCCGAGCTCGCCAGCGGCGACGCGTTCGCCTTCCCGGGCGGTGCGGCGGCGATCGGCGTCGGCGACGTCGAGATCCTCGACGACAGCACCGTGGATGTCTCGGCCGTGTGGTCGGGCACCATCGACGACGTCAACGGCGACGGCCGGCTCGCGATGTTCGAGCCGCCGGCATTCGAAGGCGGTGAGGAGACGCCCGGCGAGCTCACCGTGCCCGCCGACCAGCTCACGACCTTCGACCTCGCCGGCTCGGCGACCGCCGACATCCGCTTCGGCTCCGACCTGCTCGGCCTGTCGTCGAGCCCTGCGCCGTCGCTGACCATGGACGCCGACCTCGCGCAGGTGCCCGAACCGCTCGCCGAACTCGTCGCGAGCGACGGCGACCTCGCCGCGTTCGAGGCGTTCACCCGTCTAGGCCCGGTGGACCTCGTCTCCGGCATCGTCCAGTACGGCACCCTGCTTCGGGCACTGCAACGGCACGAGAACGTCGATGCCGCGCTGCCGCTGGCGAGCGGCACGCTGAGCGAGCTCTACGATCTCGGCGGCGAATTCGCGAAGCTCGCCGAAGACCTCATCGACGTACAGCCCGACCCCGACCCCGACCCCGCGGACCCGCAGCCTGTGATCGACGTCGGCATCTCGACGGTCGGCGACCTCGCCGACCGCATCGAGAGCGACATCCCGGGTGCGCCCGCCGTGATCACCCCGGTCTACGACCGCGACGACGCGGAGGTGCGGCTCGACTTCACGATCCACACCGCACTCGACGGCGACGCCGACGTGCCGCCGGTACTCGATGACCAGCCCGTCGACGACACGCCACCGCCCGGACAGACGGCGTTCGGCGACCAACTCCTCGACGACACCGGCCTGCGGGGCGTCGCGGCGAGCGGCGATCCGGTCGTGGTCGAGACGGATGTCGCGATCGACATCGACCTGCCCATGCTGATCGACCTCGGCGAGGCAGCGCCGGCGCCCGACAAGGGCGCCACCGCCGTCGTCGAGTTCGAGTCGCCGATGGTGTACGAGCGATTCGGCACCGAACTCATCGACGGAGCGGAGCTGCGCATCACCGAGGTGGCGTCGGCCGTCGTGCACGGCGAAGGCCAACTCGGGTTCGTGCCCGCGACGATCGGCGGCACGTGGAAGCTCCTCCAGGACGGCACGGAGCCGACGACCCGGGCCGACGTCGATCCCGCCGCCGGCAACGCGGCGACGCCTCGCATCGTCGACCTGCTCGCGGGGCTCTACGAACGCGACGGGCAGCCGCCCGCGTACCCCGTCGACGACGCCGACCGTCGTGCGGTGATCGACGCGGACTACACGGTCGACGGGCACGGTCACGATCTCGCCCAGCACCTCACCGTGGCGCCAGGCACCTTCACCGTCGACGGCGCAGTGTTCGCCGACACGGACCCCACGGTGGTGCTCGGCAACGACGAGATGACCCTGTTGCGGGCACTCAACATCGACACCGACGAACCCGACGTCCTGCTGGGCCGCGCGCTCGACGGAGTCGGCGCGGTGGTCGACCAGCTCGACGCGGTCGACAGCCTGGTCGGTGGCGAGACGGTGCCGTTCCTGAACCGCGGTGTCGAGAGCGTCCTGCGCGAGGCGACGGGGCTTCGCCAGCGCTACAACGACTTCCGGAGCGGCCTGCTGCCGACCGACCTCGGCAAGCTCGAGACCGGACTCGAGACCGCACTCGGGCTGGGCGTCACGTTCCGGCTGCGCGACCTCGACGGCAGCGGCAGCGTGGAACCCGCGCTGATCGCGGCGATCGACGGCACGCGAACCGAGGATGCCGACGTGCCGATGTCACTCATCGATGCGTCACTGCCCGCGATCGCCGGCACGGAGGGGGAAGGCAAGCTGCACGCCGCGCTCGAGGCGAAGCTCGACCTCGGTCTCGTCGTCGGTCTCGACCCCGATCCGGCTGCGGCACCGCCGCGCCTCCTCGACTCGAGTCGGGTGAGCGTGACGGCCGAGGTCACCGAGCAACCGGCCGGATCCGTGCAACTCGGCGTGCACCTCGGCCCGTTCTCGGCGCAGCTCGGCGATGCAACCAACCACACCGGCCGCATCGCGGTCGGCGTGCGATTCGCGCTCGCGCGCACGGGTGCGCCCCTGCCCGGGGACCCCGCCGAGACACCGCTCGCGCTCGACGACTTCTTCGACAGCGACTTCACGGCCGACGCGACCTCGCCCGCAGCGGGCGGAACGTACTCGTGCGCTGCGCCGGGTCAGGCCCCGGTTGAGGGCAAGTTCGCGTGCGCCGCGCTGCCGGTGCTCGTCGATGTCGGCTCGGGACCGGCGCTGCCGAGCGGTGCACCCGCGAACGCCCCGACGGCTGACGACTATCTCACCGTGTCGTACGACGACCTCTCCGCTGCACCGGATGTCTCCGCGCCGTCGGCGCTCGCGAGCATCCTCGACTCGGCGAGCTTCAGCTTCGACAGCTTCGGCGAGGGCTTGCAGTCGATCAGCAAGGTGCTCGGGCTCGCGATCGACGCGAGCAAGGCCGGCGGAGACCTGCCCGTCGTCGGCAAGGACCTCACCAAGCTCGCCAACGGTCTGGTCGAGGTGAAGGCGTTCCTCGACAACCCGCAGATCCCGGGGCTGCCCGACGCCGATGTGAATGCCGCGGTCTACGGCGCCGGCGGCATCCGAGAGGTGCTCGCGCAGAAGTTCATCGCCGCCGGCGTGCTGCGCGACAGCGAGTACCAGGCGGTCGGCACCATCCCGGGTGACGCCGACACCGTGCCGAGCGCAACCGACATCCGAGTCGTCGCGATCTGCAACGACGGCGGCGTCGAAGCCCTCTGCGACGGCACCGAACAGCTGACCTTCCTCGTCGACCTGCGATTCGAGCTCGAGCTCGGGCAGGGCGCGCGCGCGTTGACCGGCGGCTGCCCGGTCGGCGATGCCGCGGCGTGCCCGGGAGTCTCGACCATCCCGCTCGAGCTCGGACTGCCCGGCCTGCCCGTCTCGCTCACCGGCAGCGTGACCGCGAGTGCGGGATGGACCGTCGAGCTCGGCTTCGGCGTCTCGCGGAACGACGGGTTCTACCTCCTCGACAACCCGGTCCCGGGCACCGGCGTCGCCGACCCGGAGACGGGCGGTCTGGAGGAGATCCGGGTGAACGTCGGGGCGAACCTCACCGCCGGCGAGCCCATCGCCGGGCGGATCGGCTTCATCGGCATGGAGGCCGTCGACAACAGCACCGCTCCGAGCGCGCCGAGCGGCGCGCGGCTGAGCGCGCAACTCGGCCTCGAGACATCCGGATGCCAGAACCTCGACGTGACCACGTACGGGTCCGGCGTCGCGGGCACGCACTGCACGAGCGTGATCCCGATCAGTTCATTCCTCTCGGGCGACATCGGCGACCTGCTCACCGAGCCGCGCATCGAGGGCGGCATCAACCTCGACCTCCACATCGACACCGGCATCGCGACGGGCGGCAACGTCAACACGACCCTCCCGACCTTCGAGCTCGATTTCGGACTCGTCTGGGCGTTCGACGGCAGCGGGGCCGGGGATCTCGAGCTGGAGCTGCGCGACATCGGCGTCGCGCCCGGACAGATGTTCACGAAGCTGTTCGGCGAGGTCCTGCGCACGCTCGACCCGATCCTCGCGCCGACGAAGCCGGTTCGTGAGTTCCTCTTCTCGCCGATTCCGGTGATCAGCGACCTGTCGGAGTACTTCGGCGGCGACCCGGTCACGATGGTCACCCTCGCGAAGGCGCTCGGCGTCGTCGACGTCTCGCTGCTGGAGGACATCGACCAGCTCTTCGACTTCCTCGAGATGATCGAGGGGCTCGCCGACGGCTCGCCGTTCCCGCTCGTCGACAAGCTCGAGCTCTCGCCCGAGACGGCGCGCGGCGCCCCGCTCACGCAGGATCAGGCGCTCACCGCGGTGAAGGGCTCGGCCGCGATGACCGGCGACCCCGAAGCAGCCGTCGGCACCGCGCTGGGCGGGTCCTCCGACGACTTCGACAAGCTGCGGCAGAAGAGCGCGCCGAGCGAATCGGACTTCTCGTTCCCGATGTTCGACGACCCGACCTGCCTGGTCGGCCTGCTCCTCGGCAAGGACTGCGCGGTGGTCGAGTGGCGGCCGGATGCGCTCGCCGTGCACATGGAGTACACGCAGAGCTTCGGGCCGTTCTTCGGCGTGCTGTACATCACGATCGGCGGTGCCCTCGACGCGAAGGCCCAGGTCGGCGGAGGCGTCTCGACCCGCGGCATCCGGATGCTCGCCGAATCGATCATCGGCGGCGAGGTCGACAGTCCGCTCGACGCCGCAACCAAGGCGGGCAGCGCGTTCCTGCAGAGCCTCTATCTCACCGACCTCGACGCCGAGGGCAAGGACGTCGCCGAGTTCGAGATCTCGGGCACCATCACGGCCGGAGCGAAGCTCGACATCTTCATCGCGGAGGCCGGCGTGAAGGGCGGCATCACCGCCACCTTCGGGCTCAACCTGAACGACACGCCCGAGGCAGACGGCCGGATGCACATCGACGAGATCGTCGCGAAGTTCAAGACGCCGATCTGCCTCTTCGACATCGAGGGCAAGCTCATCGCCTTCCTCGAGGTCTACGCGGAGTTCGGGCCGTGCCCGTTCTGCTACTCCGACAGCTGGCGGCTCGCCGAGGTGACCCTCTTCGAGTTCTCGTCATCGTGCGCGAACCAGACCCCGGTGCTCGCGGCCGAGGAGGGCGGCTGGGTCGTGCTGAACGTCGGCTCACGCGCCGTCGACCGCGGTGCGTTCATGGACGTCGAGAACGAGTCGTTCACGGTGCATCAGTTGAGCGAGACGCCGCAGGCGGGCGTCTACGAGTTCAGCATCAGCGCGTTCGGGTACACGGAGACGAGGAAGGGCGCCGGCGTGCGCATCATCGATGCACTCGGCGGCAACGACTCGTTCCTGTTCAACGGGTCGGGCGCCGGCGCGAAGCCCGGTGACCTGAACCCCGAGTCATCCGACCCGCCCGACGACGGTGAGTGGGCCTTCAGCGCCCCCGTCGATGCGAAGACCCTCGGCATCGGCGACGACCGCATCATCACGGGTGCCGGCGACGACACGGTCAACGGCGGCGATGGTGCCGACACGATCAACGTGGGCGATGGAACCAACACCGCTTCCGGCGACGCCGACGACGGCACGGGCACCGGTCGCGACACCGTGACCGGCGGCGAGGGCGTCGACACCCTGCGCGGCGGCGGCGACAACGACACCGTCGACGGCGGACTCGGTGGCGACACGCTCCGCGGCGACGCCGGCAACGACACGCTCCGCGGCGGCAAGGACAAGCTCTCGGTGCCACCCGGCGTGACACCGCCGTCGGGCAAGCCGAACCAGTTCGACACTGCCGACCTCATCGTCGGTGGCCCGGGTGCCGACACCGTGCTCGGCGGTGCCGGCGGGGACCGGCTCTTCGGCGATGACACTCCCGACGCGACGCCGTGGGACGACCCCGTCGACGCCGAGGGTGCTGCGGCGCCCGGCACCGACGGCGTGGACCGCGTCGAAGGCGAGGCCGGTGCCGACGTGATCTTCGGCGGCGGAGCGGCTGACGAGCTGTTCGGCGGGTTCCGGCTCGTCGCATCGGGCGTCGACACCGACGCAGACCGGATCCAGGGCGGCGACGGCGCCGACCAGGTGTTCGGTTCGAGCGGCGCCGACCTGCTCTACGGCGGCCGCGGCGGCGATGCACTCGCGGGCGAGGCGGGCGCCGATGAGGTGCACGGCCAGTCCGACGACGACCCGGCGGTCGGCGGCGGCGCCGACGGAGACAAGCTGTGGGGTGGCCCCGGCGCCGACACGATCACCGGTGACGCCGGCGACGACGAACTCGTCGGCGACGGTGACGGTGCCGACGGCTCGACCATGGGCGGCGACACCGCCGCCGGCGGCGACGGCGCCGACCTCGTGCTCGGCGACAACGGCACGATCGACGGCGGGCCCGGGGCGCGGGTCGCGCACCCGAGCGAGACCGCGGGCGCCGGTGATCCGAGGCTCGCCGGCGACGGCGGCGCCGATCGGATCTACGGTGAAGGCGGTGCCGACTTCGCGTACGGCGGCGCAGGGCCCGACCTCGTGCACGGCAACGGCGGCGGCGACCAGCTGAACGGCGAGACCGACGACGACGAGGTCTGGGGCGACGCCGACGCCGACTTCGGCTTCGGCGGACCGGGCGACGACGTGGTCTTCGGCAACGCGGGCGGCGACCAGCTGCACGGCCAGGAGGGGATCGACCTCATCATCGGCGGCCACGACGACCTGACGGGCGCCGACGTCGGCGACACCATGTACGGCGGGCCCGACGACGACCGGGCGTTCGGCGACGACGTCGACATCGACATCGAGGGCACGCTCGACGCCCTCGACGACGTGACGATCACCCCCTCGGCGGACTCGAGCACCTACGGGCCCGACACGGGCGACGGCGGCACGGGCTCCGACGAGTTCCACGGCCAGGACGCGGTCGACACCCTGTACGGCGCCGAGGACTACGACCAGTTGTTCGGCGAGCTCGACGGCGACGTCCTGGTCGGCGGCGCCGGTCCCGACGACATCGTCGGCGACCGCGGCGTCATGTCGCCGGCCGCCCGGGCGGTCGAACCGCCCGACGGCGGATGGGACCCCCGCACCCCGAACGGCTCGCCCGACGTCGACATCGTGCTCGTCGCACCGGCGACCGGCGGAGGCGATCTCATCTGGGGCGACTTCGACACGGTGGATGCCCCGTGGTCGACGGGCGGCGACGACCGCGCCTTCGGCGGCAATGCCGCCGACACGCTGCGCGGCGGTGCGCACGACGACCATCTCGAGGGCAACGGGGGACAGGACCGGATCTTCGGCTTCAACGAGGACTCCGACCACCCGAGCGACGGTGCCGACGACCTCATCGGCGGCTCCTCGCCGGTGAACCCGCAGGCCGACCCCGACGGCGCGAACCTCGCGCCCGACGAGGGCGAGATCGAGATGCAGGGCAACGGCGAAGACGACGTCATGACCGGCGACAACGCCGTCCTGACGCGCGAGCCCGACCCCGACGACCCCGATGCCTGGCGCACCGACCCCGTGACGGGCGGCGTGTTCCGCGAGGTGGAGCTGCTCGACACCGAGAAGAGCGGCGCGAGCCTCGACACCGTCTCGGGCGGTGACTACATGCTCGGCAACGACGAGAACGACCGGATGTTCGGCGAGGGCGGCAACGACCTCGTGCAGGGCAACGCGCACGACGACCTCGTCGAGGGCGACCAGGACGGTGACTGGCTCGAAGGCAACGACGACGAGGACGACCTCATCGGCGGTTCCTCGTTCCCCGACCAGCCCGACTCGGGCGACGTGCTGTGGGGAGGCGGCGGCGCCGACGTGGCGACGGGCGACAACGCCTGCATCGTGCGCGACGTGCCCGGCGTCGAATTCGACCCGAGCTCGTGCCCGGCGCTCGACACCCCGGCACCCGCTGAATTCCACTACGTGACGAGTCAGCTCGGCGTGGAGACGCGACGGGGTCTGGTCATCCACGATCTCGACGGACCGGTCGCCAGCGAATTCGGGCGCGACATCGTCAACGGCGGCTCGGGCGTCGACGCCGAGTTCGGGCAGGACGGCAACGACTTCCTGTTCGGCGACGGCGGCGCCGACTTCCAGCACGGCAACGGCGGAGCCGACGTCGTCGTCGGCGACCGGCCATTCGACCTGTACGGCGGCATCACCCTGCCGCCGGAGGTCGGGGGCGTGCTGCCCGCGATCGTCTCGCCGCCGGCGGGCCTGCCCGGTACCCCGAGCGTCGGAGCCGACCTCGTCGGCCCGCCCGAGGCGGACGGCCAGGACGACCAGTTCGGCGGCTCGAACCTCTCGGGTCACCGGGATTCGGGCGACTGGCTCTTCGGCGACGGTGAAGCGGACTTCCAGCTCGGCGACAACGGCGAACTGAACCGCACCGTCGAAGGCGAGGGGTCGGATGCCGCGTACGCCGTGTACGAGGAGCGCTACCCCGACAACGAGCCGCCCGCCGACGGCTCGGCCGTCATCGAGCGCGACGTGACCCGGTACGACGTCGGGGCCCCCGCGGGGGCGGGCGTCTGGGGCGCCGACCTCATCTTCGGCGGCAACGGCACGAACCCGTTGATCTCCGCGGGAGCGGGCGACGGCGACGACAGCCAGTGGGGTCAGGACGGGGACGACCGGCTCTTCGGAGAGGACGGCGACGACGACCAGTTCGGCGAGCTCGGTGCCGACACGATGTGGGGCGGCGATGGCGAGGACGCCATGGTCGGCGACCGCGGCGGCGTGCAGACCCGCTTCGTCGAGGCCGACGGCGGCGACGCGGACGACCCGGACATCCTCACCCACACGAGCCAGGGCCCTCCCGGCATCAACCTCGGCGGGCCCGACTCGGGCGCGCAGGACGCGGTGCTGCACCCGTTCGAGGCGCACTCGCTCTACCGCGGCACCTCGCTCACGCACGACCGGGACGGTTCGGTGCTCGTCTCGAACGGGCACGAGGCCGGCGGTGCCGACCGCATGCGCGGTGGCCCCGGCCACGACTCGATGCACGGCGGCGAGGGTGCCGACCTCATGAACGGCGACTCCGGCGGCGACTACGCCTACGGCGACGACGGGGCCGACGTCATGTGGGGCGGGCGCGGCAACCCGGCGATCGCCACGCCCGATCTCCCGGGCCGGAACGCTCCCGGTGCGAACGGGGAGTGGATCGACGTGCTGTTCGGCGGCTTCGGCGCGAACGCGACCGAGGCCGGCGCCGACATCATCGACTACCAGCCGCGCCCGGGCGTCGACCCGGCGGTGTGGGGCACGATGGTGGCGGCCTACGCCGACACCGCACCCGAGAACACCGGTGCAGAGACCCGGCAGCACCACCACGGCACCGACTGGCAGTACGGCGGCTGGGATCGCGACGTGCTGCAGGCGGATGTCTCGGCCAACGGCCCGAACGACGGCGACAAGCTGCTCGACTGGGGCGGTGCGTACAACCTGTACACCGCGTGCAACTCGGCCTACGGCGGCTGGAACGACGTGCGCAAGATCGACCCGAACAACCTGCTCGGGCTCGAGAAGCTCGCCTACGTGACGGGCGCCCGCGCCGACTTCGACGGCGCCCCGACGCTCGGCGACGTGCAGGCCTCAGGCGGCTCCGCGTATCGGGAGGCGGCGATCGTCTACACGAAGGACCTGAAGAACAACACCGGCAAGGCGTTCTCGGGCACACCCGGCCACTTCGAGGACTTCATCTGCACGAGCGACTGA